In Nymphaea colorata isolate Beijing-Zhang1983 chromosome 10, ASM883128v2, whole genome shotgun sequence, the genomic stretch TCCCTAAATCATTGCAGTTAAGGTAACTGTCTAGAACAGGAAAATCTGAACATGCCAGTAAATGATAAAGCCTAGACTGTACACAGACACCATATGACATGGGCACTGATGTCAAACAAAGGCACAAGATCATGGCTACAGCAAGTTTACCACCAATTAAATACATGGAGACTGTAGACATACAAACATatacatgtgtttgtgtgtgtgtgtgtgtgtaagcaATGGGTTCAACCAGTCTCAGAAGGGACTGGCTTTGACAATACTGAAGGCATCGACTGTATCAGCTTGTATCAAAATGATTTCGATTGCAAGCAGCTAGCACCCCTTCGATACATTTTCTGGTTAAGAACGTTCAAGGATTTCCAATGTATACTTTGTGAGAAACCGAGGACAGGCATGTGTTAGAGGAAAGAAATAGGCTAACAGATTCAGAATAGTTTATTCCAACCTCATAGCTTTGACTACAAAACAACAAGATGTTCAAAAGAACTTCACATCTACAAGGAAAGTTGCCAACTCATGTCCCCATTAAGTAGGAGATCCATATATTAAATGACATAAAAGGCACAAGCTGTACTATTCTGTACAGCAGAAACAGGAGTTTCCTTGTATTTGAAAATGTAACTGGATATCATTGGTTAACTCTGTCTGTTTCTTTTTGTCTTCTCCTTTCTTAATACAACCATCACAATGGCACCACCTCCAATGCCCAGTTCAACTTAACCTTGAGTTTTGACCTTTCAAGAAAATGTTACAGAAACTTTCAGTTAGCTTCTTAATGGATAACTCAATTTTTAGGAACATTCTGTAaatctaaaattcaaaaaaaaattgtgtatatcCTCAAGCAACTTTGCTCACTATCTAACTTAGCAGCCTGTTCctgaacaggaaaaaaaatctctagtcCAATGCTTTAGTAGAAACTATGCAAAAAAAGCCGTTGAGAACAGACATGATAAaatttggttatttttttgAGGTAATTTAATATGTAACCAATAAACGAAGTGCCAATGGCATCAGAACTAGATAAAACCAGAAGACTTTCAAAGACTGCCGAGTaaaacaaacacataaaaagaaTCATAACATGTTCAGAACGCTTATTTAATGGAAATTTTTGGACAACCCAAATGAAAAAAGCAGTCTCCTGATTAAATTCAGATATTTCTAAACTGACCCATAACAAGTACCCAGTTAAAGAGGTCTCATCGAAAATGACAACTACATACCTCGTATGCAATCCAAGCAACAGAAGCCACTACAGCAACCGTTAATGCATTAGCAAACTTCCTGTAAGTTTCCAACTTGACTGAACTTTTCCTTGcctaaagaaacaaaaattagtGCCAGAGGTACACAAACAAATACAAATTGTGATGAAGTAAATAAGCAATACCACTACTAGACAAGAGTGAACATGATAACTTTCTTACCTGCAGTTTTTCAAGTGTTTTGGACAGAGATGTAAAGATCCACAATATCAAGAATGCATCCAAAAAGGCATCAGGGAGAACAAGGAAAAGTCTTGCTTTCCCTGAAATATCATTGATGCTTCCGACGTTCTCTGAGATATCCAATAATTCATTGGCCAGGAAATATGTAAAACCCAGGAGAAGCACCTTGGATGTGAGACCACCAAGTGTTGGCCTTACAACACCATAACCCATAGAAACACAAAGTATTAAAATGCGAGAAACAGTTTTCCTGATAGCTCCAATAGTTACGACCCAAGCTGTAATACCAACAGGTCTTACACCAGTAGTGTTGAAATTTGCATACTCAAAGTACCACAATGTCATCTCAAATAGTCCAAGAACAATGACAAGCGTGATACAGTTCTGAAGCTGCAGAATCTCCCTCCAGAATCTCACATACTGGGAAAACCAAATGAGACCAAGCAGTAAATATGCCAGTGACATGAAGATGTAGAATGTCATCAGTGAAGCCATCCTTCCAGGCAGATAACCTGTTGGGTTTCTCCACACCGTTTTCCCGCTCATTGTTAACCCCTTTAATCTTGgatcacaaaaaataaagaacaaattATACATTCCAGTCTTTGTTATGGGGACTTCCTCTGGTACTAAATCCACAGATAAGTCATCTCCACTGAATTGTGTATTTAGCACATAGGGCCAGTTGATATCTCCGGAAGAAGGACGCCGCAAAACTTCACCTTGTCTACAACCTTCAAGCTTTGCAAGATCTGCCGTGCAACATAACGACCTCTGTCCACCATAAGCAGAACCTCCAATATTGTCACGATCAGAAGCCTCAAAAATAATAGCTTGGACCAATCCTGTGCTGTGCTCCATACTCGTATAGTAGGAAGCAGCTTCAGCTGTCCTCCAGAAAGTAATGTTCTCAAACCTGTTTATGCACACACTTGTAAATCCTCACGCTGCTTCAATTGATATGGATTATGAAAATCTAAGAACAAAGTAAACTTGAGCCAGAACAAGCAAAAGCCATGATACCAACATATGATGCATAGACATTAGAAATAGCGAACTACATTTAGAGATGTATTCGGCATATGCATGCTCTCCACATTCTTTGAAGATTGACAAGCGGTTCATCATTTTAAGGTCGCCCCATGGCATATGGACTTCCTTGGTGAAGTGTTCAGCTTGTCGAGGTGAAAATGCAGGTTCGACTCTCGAAGGGGGCTTCTCATTGACATCCCAAATGTGAGACCTACGCTAGCTATGGATATTAATAGACAATTTCCAATGGTCAACATATCGAAGAACGCTTCACCATGACCATCAAAAAGTCCTTCCATACTTAGAATAAACTCTTGTAGCGTTCTATTGTCATTTAATTATATTCTTAAACTCGTCCCAAATCCTTCCACACCATTTTCTGCCTCATAATATTTACCATTTGTCTTCCCATTTCGCCTTGTTCGCTTAAACCTGTGGCTCTTGTTACATCAAATTGTGTTAATTATATAATAGAGAAAGCCCCAGAAAGCTAGCAGAATAAACAACAAACCCGTAAAACAGCTTTCCCTAAAGGACAACCATCCAGTAGAAGGAGAAAGCTCAGTCATAGACCTCATTCCTTTCAATTACCTTATGCATATCTTAATTCTTATCATTAATACAGGACATGGGCATCGACTTACTAAGTAACTTATTACGCTCCAATACCCCTAATAAGATCAggattttgagttcttatgtaATCAATCTGTTCGCATACACACATTTCTCACACTTCTTTACTGAGTAACTGAATTTTACCATGTTTATTCGTGCCATGACTTCGGTGACTGCGTTTCCACTAACACGTTATCTCCTAATGGTCTGCAAGACACATTTGGTTAAATCGGCCCCTAGGTGTGGAGTGTGGAAGCCCTGATAACTGGCATAACTCGCATATGGTCTTGGGGAAAATGACACAATCCAACAATCACCGAGATCTTAGTTGCTCGTAGTTTCTAAACAAAGTTCCACAAATTTGGGGAAAATGCTAAGAATAAGCTCGTACAAAAAGCTACATAATGAAAGcccaaaaaaaaagccaaaatatttttctgCAAGCTCCGCCATTTAACAACTGCAAAGACCCCAacgaagaaaaacaaaaaacgcgcTTTACTTAGAGCATGAAATTGACGGTCGCAAAAGACAAATTCACCGGATTCCCTAACTCCATTCAACAAGAGgcagggagagaaagagagaggaatcACTTGATATAAGATTTGCCACTGAAGGATCGGCTCTCGCCTGCGGCAACGATCCCTTCGCTACCCCCGGGCAGTAGGTAAGCGTTCCCGTTCTCCCTGAAGCTCTCCCGATCGTACGTGTGGATGGAGCCGCTAACCGTAGCTGCAAGGGCGAGCGCGAGGACGAGGAAGAGGATGGGAAGAAACGTCACCGATCTGGACCGTAGGGACTCCATCGCCGCAGCCGGGCCCCCACGATACGGACCAAGAAATTCCCTCAGTCCGATCTCGCAGACCCTACCAAACCCAGATTCAGAGAGTCACTAGACGCCAGGAGGAATGCAGATCGGCCAGGCCTCGCGAGATGAACCAGTCGAGAACACCGGgcagagaggaaagagagagagcagtgaGGAGTCAAAGGCCCTTAACGGCGCTGTGAGTGGGATTCCGCTCACTATGAATGTCTGTGCCGACTGCTCCAAATAACTAAAAAGCCCTTACCGATTCAAAGAAATGTCCTCGGAATATTTCACAAATTGTAGGTAATTGGCTGGAGATCCGATGGTTGGAGAGGTAAAATCGTCGGATCCTTGAAGGAGGCGGAGGAGTTTCCGTCCGCCGGCCAGTCGGCGCGGAGACTGTGGAGGACTCGGAAGGGAACTGAATCACACAGTTGCAGCCATACTGTTCCCGCTTAACATGACTGCAAGTGTAATCCAACGAGACTGCGATCCAAGGGCTAAACTTGTTTTGGGGAGAGAAGATAATAATTCACTTCTGAGATTCATTAGCTTTAAGAGAGAAGAAATGTTGCCAAAAAAATAAGTGAGCGAACAagtgaggaagaaaaaggagttGGAAaaaaccaatcttcaaatgGAACTTATTGGACCACTGTTCgatatataaaaagagaaagcaCAACATGTTAAGCTGAATAAATACGACCACAGAActgttttatatgaaaaaaatacatagtaaaatgaaagaaattccAAATACATAGTAACAAATTTCGTAACTGTTCAAAAAATCTTAAACTCTTCAAAAATATAGTCAAATGATAATTTAAGGGCCACCTATAAAGTAAATTAATATGGACCAATATTATATGTAAGTAATTTGTATCAAAATATGTATTTGGCGGGTTCCAACTTACTCTCGACAGTTTTGATCTTAGCATTAAAAACACTAAGAATCAAGGTAGTCAATCACTTAAACAATTTTATTTAGATTGTTCATAATTTTagatacaaaactaaacttcttaaataaaaatgttacaATTTACCTTTTTAAGATATACGTGTTTGCATGCATGAGATTATAGGTTTGTGTGTTGTTACCATTCAATTTGACAGATCTCAACCTGCCCTTTAacaattttgatttcaatcataaaaagataaaaaactaCAATCAATCACTAAACAAtcttaatgagaaaaaatataaagaccTCGACATAATCTTCCGATATAAGGACGGGAGCTCGCCTAGGCCGCTGCACCACCcagttaattgaaaaaaaaaaataaaaagataaaaaacttTTAGTTGAGTTATGTAGTTTTACATTAGAGTTCAGTTTGGCTCTAGTTGAATAAGTTTCTTAAATGGGTTAGCtcacctttaaaaaaaaaaacctttgtgtaaaaatgtaaaatcaaaaaacacaaattttcaattattataaTAGTTCTTTCCGAAGGCAAAAGATCCACCATCGCGTAATATCAACGGACATGATAGAGACCACAAGGAAGTATTGGAATACACCTCAATGCATTCAACTTTAAACATCAGCATCAGAAATTCAGATGAACAAAAAAGATCAAACAACTACAATTACCATTAACATAGAACCAAACTCCGTCAGTAACGAGTTTTCATCCTGACGACCGGAAAGAATGCCAAAACGATGAGGACCATGATCGGAGATTATTTTACATAGCCGTAGAACATAATATCTCATCAAACCAGTTTTTTCATTCCATGTACTCGGAGAAAAGAACGAACCCTGGGCTAAGAGTCTTTCATGTTTACTCGCAGATTTTTCGGATGCAAAAATCTTGCCAGTTTGAAATGCATGTGACGATGTAGCAGTGAACATCATTTACAGATGAAGGCTGCATACATTGAAGAGCTTCTGATATTTAAGATCTGTTCACTATCGGCTTCAGCtcctttctgtctctctctctctctccttatatatatatatttgtctcGCATTGCGTACTTTAATATAGTTCTTAAAAAAGTATGAAGTGATTATAAAAGGGCAAACACTGAACATTgtcatatttatgtttctttagAAGGAACATGATACCTTAAAAATAAGCATTATATGAAAGgggttttagaaataaaaatgcATGACAGTTTGTTTACCGCA encodes the following:
- the LOC116262965 gene encoding uncharacterized protein LOC116262965, producing the protein MESLRSRSVTFLPILFLVLALALAATVSGSIHTYDRESFRENGNAYLLPGGSEGIVAAGESRSFSGKSYIKFENITFWRTAEAASYYTSMEHSTGLVQAIIFEASDRDNIGGSAYGGQRSLCCTADLAKLEGCRQGEVLRRPSSGDINWPYVLNTQFSGDDLSVDLVPEEVPITKTGMYNLFFIFCDPRLKGLTMSGKTVWRNPTGYLPGRMASLMTFYIFMSLAYLLLGLIWFSQYVRFWREILQLQNCITLVIVLGLFEMTLWYFEYANFNTTGVRPVGITAWVVTIGAIRKTVSRILILCVSMGYGVVRPTLGGLTSKVLLLGFTYFLANELLDISENVGSINDISGKARLFLVLPDAFLDAFLILWIFTSLSKTLEKLQARKSSVKLETYRKFANALTVAVVASVAWIAYEVYFKATDPFSERWQSAWIITAFWDVLAFVVLCVICYLWAPSQNSKRYAYSDEAGEEADDEETVSLTKVVTEGDISLAKRDTDKHSSHADGFSHDDDVEEDKRE